From the genome of Streptomyces sp. NBC_01317, one region includes:
- a CDS encoding class I SAM-dependent methyltransferase has product MTGTTTRDTGVEGVEGGVGLTALLVAASRAIETHRHDALARDVYAEHFVLAAPASAAWPVRPHQVADGDANPLWGRFARYFGLRTRVLDDFVLRSVRKGGARQVVLLGAGLDTRAFRLDWPSGCVVYEIDREGVLAFKHQVLDGLSAVPKAERVPVPVDLRDDWVAALAGTGFDASAPSVWLAEGLLFYLPPVAETYLIDTVDRLSAPGSALAFEVKLERDLLAYRDSPLYTSTHHQIGIDLLNLFDLRPRPDSVGDLAVKGWSTAVHTPFDFTRYHGRGPLPEDNDALAGNRWVFADKPRP; this is encoded by the coding sequence GTGACCGGCACAACAACCCGTGACACCGGTGTGGAAGGCGTGGAAGGAGGGGTCGGCCTGACCGCTCTCCTGGTCGCCGCGTCACGGGCGATCGAGACCCACCGCCACGACGCCCTGGCCAGGGACGTCTACGCGGAGCACTTCGTGCTCGCCGCACCGGCGTCCGCCGCCTGGCCGGTGCGCCCGCACCAGGTCGCGGACGGGGACGCGAACCCGCTGTGGGGGCGGTTCGCGCGGTACTTCGGCCTGCGGACGAGGGTCCTCGACGACTTCGTCCTCCGGTCGGTGCGCAAGGGCGGCGCCCGCCAAGTGGTCCTGCTCGGGGCCGGGTTGGACACGCGGGCCTTCCGGCTCGACTGGCCTTCCGGCTGTGTGGTCTACGAGATCGACCGGGAAGGGGTGCTGGCGTTCAAGCACCAGGTCCTCGACGGGCTGTCGGCCGTCCCGAAGGCGGAGCGCGTACCCGTCCCGGTCGATCTGCGGGACGACTGGGTCGCGGCGCTGGCCGGCACCGGCTTCGACGCGTCAGCGCCGAGCGTGTGGCTGGCGGAGGGGCTGCTCTTCTACCTGCCGCCCGTCGCCGAGACGTACCTCATCGACACGGTGGACCGGTTGAGCGCGCCGGGGAGCGCCCTCGCGTTCGAGGTCAAGCTCGAAAGGGACTTGCTGGCATACCGCGACAGCCCGCTCTACACCTCGACCCATCACCAGATCGGCATCGACCTGCTCAACCTGTTCGACCTCCGGCCGCGGCCCGACTCCGTCGGTGACCTGGCGGTCAAGGGCTGGTCCACCGCGGTCCACACGCCCTTCGACTTCACCCGGTACCACGGACGCGGGCCGTTGCCCGAGGACAACGACGCGCTGGCGGGCAACCGCTGGGTGTTCGCGGACAAGCCCCGGCCGTAA
- a CDS encoding TetR/AcrR family transcriptional regulator produces MDSPGLREQNKQKTRQAIEEAAARLFGERGFEHTTVRDIATAAGVGERTFFRYFPSKESLIVSQVRDLIPRLARLLRERPAAETPYRAMCNAVLTLAGEHDVPPAIFITGSPKDLTPDSSRTDRFLLRDLEQAVTAAMEERLGAGEDAPELRLRAAVKARAGVSALRGLLAVHTGSTLTTSLSMKQLAGLVEDAFAALDD; encoded by the coding sequence ATGGACAGCCCTGGACTCCGTGAACAGAACAAGCAGAAGACGCGCCAGGCCATCGAGGAGGCCGCCGCGCGCCTCTTCGGCGAGCGGGGTTTCGAGCACACGACGGTGCGTGACATCGCGACGGCCGCCGGCGTCGGAGAGCGGACCTTCTTCCGCTACTTCCCCTCGAAGGAGTCCCTGATTGTGAGTCAGGTCCGTGACCTGATCCCCCGGTTGGCCCGTCTTCTGCGCGAGCGCCCGGCCGCCGAAACCCCCTACCGGGCCATGTGCAACGCCGTACTGACACTGGCGGGCGAGCACGACGTACCGCCGGCCATCTTCATCACCGGTTCGCCGAAGGATCTGACGCCGGACTCGTCCCGTACCGACCGGTTCCTCCTGAGAGACCTCGAACAGGCCGTCACGGCCGCCATGGAGGAGCGTCTGGGCGCCGGTGAGGACGCTCCGGAGCTGCGCCTGCGGGCGGCGGTCAAGGCCCGGGCGGGTGTCTCCGCCCTGCGCGGGCTGCTCGCGGTCCACACCGGGAGCACGTTGACGACAAGCCTGAGCATGAAGCAGCTCGCGGGCCTGGTCGAGGACGCGTTCGCCGCGCTGGACGACTGA
- a CDS encoding MMPL family transporter, producing the protein MATLLYRLGRSCFRRRRLVFACWLTLLAAVIAVGAVFGGTGRLDDEFSIPGSESQQALDVMGRAFPGAGGTSAQLVFTAPTGESVKEAPFKAAIDSTLARAARAPQVAGVTAPEATGTVSADGGVAVAQVGYRVSKNDLDADSLDALDAAAAPARAAGLRVDLGGSAFSGGGAEPGAQDLIGVLVAVLVLAVTFGSLLAAGMPLLIALAGVLAGVGGVLALTGVVGISSTALTLALMIGLAVGIDYALFILSRHRSHLAEGRSPEESAALAAGTAGSAVVFAGLTVIIAMAGLSVVGIPFLTVMGLCAALAVLAGVAVALTLLPALLGVVGARLVPKPGSRAAGRETAVAGPETRAANLGERWVRLATAKPWLTTLAVLAALGALAWPAKDLNLALPDNGSAPAHSSQRAAYDTVSRTFGPGFNGPLVVLADTGDTASPKAAAATIAKDLKVLDDVAAVAPPKVNDSGTYAVVQLVPRGAPDAQTTKDLVTTIRDRAARIAEETGATIRVTGQTAVSIDVSVQLASALVPFGAVVVGLSLVLLLIVFRSFVVPLKAAAGFLLSVAATFGATVGVFQNGHFRGLVGVDGPTPTASFLPVVVMAVLFGLAMDYEVFLVARIHEAYAHTRRPLHAIHMGARHSARVVTAAALIMVSVFAAFISSEGMILKQVAFALALGVLIDAFVVRMTLVPAVLALTRHAAWWLPAPLARRLPDVDLEGRRLNSPQPAPEHADLAMTRH; encoded by the coding sequence ATGGCCACCCTCCTGTACCGGCTCGGCCGGTCCTGTTTTCGTCGCCGCCGGCTGGTGTTCGCCTGTTGGCTGACCCTCCTGGCGGCTGTGATCGCCGTGGGCGCGGTGTTCGGCGGGACGGGGCGGCTGGACGACGAGTTCTCGATCCCCGGCTCGGAGTCCCAACAGGCCCTGGACGTCATGGGCCGGGCGTTTCCCGGCGCCGGGGGGACCAGCGCCCAGCTCGTGTTCACCGCACCCACGGGCGAGAGCGTCAAGGAAGCCCCCTTCAAGGCGGCGATCGACAGCACGCTGGCCAGGGCGGCCCGCGCCCCGCAGGTCGCCGGCGTGACCGCGCCCGAGGCGACAGGCACCGTCTCGGCCGACGGGGGAGTCGCCGTCGCCCAGGTCGGCTACCGCGTGTCCAAGAACGACCTGGACGCGGACAGCCTGGACGCGCTGGACGCCGCCGCGGCCCCGGCCCGGGCGGCGGGCCTGCGCGTGGACCTCGGCGGGTCGGCGTTCAGCGGCGGCGGCGCCGAGCCGGGCGCCCAGGACCTCATCGGTGTACTGGTCGCCGTGCTCGTCCTGGCGGTCACCTTCGGATCGCTGCTGGCGGCGGGCATGCCGCTGCTCATCGCGCTGGCCGGGGTACTGGCCGGGGTGGGCGGGGTGCTGGCGCTGACCGGGGTGGTCGGCATCTCCTCCACCGCCCTGACCCTCGCCCTGATGATCGGCCTCGCGGTCGGCATCGACTACGCTCTGTTCATCCTCTCCCGGCACCGCTCGCACCTCGCCGAGGGCCGGAGCCCGGAGGAATCGGCGGCGCTGGCGGCCGGGACCGCGGGCAGCGCGGTCGTGTTCGCCGGACTGACCGTCATCATCGCCATGGCCGGACTCTCCGTCGTCGGGATCCCGTTCCTCACCGTGATGGGCCTGTGCGCCGCCCTCGCGGTGCTGGCCGGGGTCGCGGTGGCGCTCACCCTGCTGCCCGCGCTGCTCGGTGTGGTCGGCGCCCGCCTCGTACCGAAGCCCGGATCGCGGGCAGCCGGCCGGGAGACGGCCGTGGCCGGGCCCGAGACCCGGGCGGCGAACCTCGGCGAACGCTGGGTCCGCCTCGCCACCGCCAAGCCCTGGCTGACGACCCTCGCCGTGCTCGCGGCGCTCGGCGCGCTGGCCTGGCCCGCGAAGGACCTGAACCTCGCCCTGCCGGACAACGGCTCCGCGCCCGCGCACTCCTCGCAGCGCGCGGCCTACGACACCGTCTCCCGGACCTTCGGCCCCGGCTTCAACGGCCCCCTCGTCGTCCTGGCCGACACCGGTGACACCGCGTCACCCAAGGCCGCCGCCGCGACCATCGCGAAGGACCTGAAAGTCCTGGACGACGTGGCCGCCGTCGCCCCGCCCAAGGTGAACGACTCGGGTACGTACGCCGTCGTCCAGCTCGTTCCCCGGGGCGCGCCCGACGCGCAGACCACCAAGGACCTGGTGACCACGATCCGCGACCGGGCGGCGCGGATCGCCGAGGAGACGGGAGCGACCATCCGCGTCACGGGGCAGACAGCGGTGTCGATCGATGTCTCCGTCCAACTGGCCTCCGCCCTGGTCCCCTTCGGCGCCGTGGTGGTCGGTCTGTCCCTGGTGCTCCTGCTGATCGTCTTCCGGTCCTTCGTCGTCCCGTTGAAGGCCGCGGCCGGATTCCTGCTGTCCGTCGCGGCGACGTTCGGCGCCACGGTCGGCGTCTTCCAGAACGGCCACTTCCGGGGCCTGGTGGGCGTCGACGGGCCCACCCCGACGGCGTCGTTCCTCCCCGTCGTGGTCATGGCCGTCCTGTTCGGGCTGGCCATGGACTACGAGGTGTTCCTGGTCGCCCGTATCCACGAGGCGTACGCCCACACCCGCCGGCCCCTCCACGCGATCCATATGGGTGCCCGGCACAGCGCCCGCGTGGTGACCGCCGCGGCTCTGATCATGGTGTCCGTGTTCGCCGCGTTCATCAGCAGCGAGGGCATGATCCTCAAGCAGGTGGCGTTCGCCCTCGCCCTCGGTGTCCTGATCGACGCCTTTGTCGTACGGATGACACTGGTCCCGGCGGTGCTCGCCCTGACCAGGCACGCCGCCTGGTGGCTCCCGGCCCCGCTCGCCCGGCGACTGCCCGACGTGGACCTCGAAGGCAGACGCCTGAATAGTCCCCAACCCGCCCCCGAACATGCCGATCTGGCGATGACCCGCCACTGA